The following coding sequences are from one uncultured Desulfobacter sp. window:
- a CDS encoding cobaltochelatase subunit CobN, whose protein sequence is MNFFALFQTILYTISTALLVPVVVLLIILCLWLFLYTGGFFGEWIKRRQKRSKTPLSTFLEEISRGRTLPQEVQSMLPAHISAYAGDLENILKSPGILKAEKIEDLNQKKQHALLKSVDKIRIVVRTGPSLGLMGTLIPMGTGLSGLTQGNMAQLSSSLILAFTTTVVDIVPIPGLLLQRPRIDVLIQASGLFRDSYAKLIKLMDRAVGMASKLKDVENCGRS, encoded by the coding sequence ATGAATTTTTTTGCTCTATTTCAAACCATTTTATACACCATCTCAACGGCATTGTTGGTACCGGTTGTGGTCTTGCTGATTATTTTGTGTTTGTGGCTGTTCTTGTATACCGGCGGTTTCTTTGGTGAATGGATCAAGCGCAGGCAAAAACGATCAAAAACACCCTTGTCCACATTTCTTGAAGAGATCAGCCGGGGAAGAACCCTGCCCCAAGAGGTACAGTCCATGCTGCCAGCCCATATTTCGGCATATGCCGGGGATTTGGAAAACATCTTAAAAAGCCCCGGAATTCTGAAGGCTGAAAAAATTGAAGATCTGAACCAGAAAAAACAACACGCGCTTTTAAAAAGTGTGGATAAAATCCGTATTGTTGTGCGCACGGGCCCCAGTTTAGGCTTGATGGGCACCCTGATTCCCATGGGCACAGGACTTTCCGGCCTGACCCAGGGCAATATGGCCCAACTCTCCTCCAGCCTGATTTTGGCATTTACCACCACGGTGGTGGACATTGTCCCCATTCCGGGGCTTTTGCTCCAGCGCCCCCGGATAGATGTGCTGATCCAGGCTTCCGGGCTTTTCAGGGACAGTTATGCAAAATTGATCAAGCTCATGGACCGGGCGGTGGGCATGGCATCCAAACTCAAGGATGTGGAAAATTGTGGCCGTTCATAA
- the dksA gene encoding RNA polymerase-binding protein DksA, translated as MNESQRQYFREKLMNWREDLIADSRETVAKMIQGSPGEADPTDRAAREMETSFELRTRDRHRKLLRKIEGALNRIEEGTYGYCGVTGEPIGVKRLDARPIATLSIEAQQAHEAAEKRKGD; from the coding sequence ATGAACGAAAGCCAACGGCAGTATTTTCGAGAGAAACTTATGAATTGGCGTGAAGATCTTATCGCTGACTCGCGGGAAACCGTAGCCAAAATGATCCAGGGAAGTCCTGGGGAAGCCGATCCAACCGACCGTGCCGCGCGGGAAATGGAGACAAGTTTTGAACTAAGAACACGAGATCGTCACCGTAAACTCTTAAGAAAAATAGAGGGCGCGCTTAACAGGATTGAGGAAGGCACCTATGGCTATTGTGGGGTGACCGGTGAACCCATTGGCGTAAAGCGTTTAGATGCGCGACCGATAGCAACGTTATCCATAGAGGCGCAACAGGCTCACGAGGCTGCAGAAAAACGCAAAGGGGATTAG
- a CDS encoding cobaltochelatase subunit CobN, with protein MWKIVAVHNQAIEAALIENGYSPKEAKNLSRARVFAPMPGAYSHAMQELIPNSGVWENEKEIADVFIHHYSYAYGNNMWGKSLKSAYLSNLKDVKMAMHTTSSNVYNLLDNDDVFAFLGGLSLAVKQQTGSFPETVVADMKDGKTVTLDDLPKAIGKALRTRYLNPKWIEGMKQQGYFGARAMDEFVENLWGFQVTSPWAVDGNYWEQIHDVYVQDKYGENLKDFFDKNNPWAIQSITARMLEADRKKYWQAPEKMKKNISRTFAVNVIEKGVACCEHTCNNPMFQQYVSNYLSLAGLLTPKQMDAFKMALAKAAGKPLEDSIVAHKKARQGLEKIIKEIEQPENTSANTQEKNIQGFEMVEEKAPQTTVTTSGSAWQVMAIAAGILVLLIAGYKLNRI; from the coding sequence ATGTGGAAAATTGTGGCCGTTCATAACCAGGCCATTGAAGCCGCCCTGATCGAAAACGGATATTCGCCCAAGGAAGCCAAAAATTTAAGCCGGGCCAGGGTGTTTGCACCCATGCCCGGCGCCTATTCCCATGCCATGCAGGAACTGATTCCCAACAGCGGGGTATGGGAAAATGAAAAAGAGATCGCCGATGTTTTTATTCATCATTATTCTTATGCCTACGGCAACAACATGTGGGGCAAATCCTTGAAAAGCGCCTATCTGTCCAATCTTAAAGATGTGAAAATGGCCATGCACACCACCTCTTCCAATGTTTATAATCTTTTGGACAATGATGATGTATTTGCCTTTTTAGGCGGGCTTTCCCTGGCGGTGAAGCAGCAGACCGGCAGCTTTCCTGAAACCGTTGTGGCGGACATGAAAGATGGAAAAACCGTAACCCTTGATGATCTGCCCAAGGCCATCGGCAAGGCCCTGAGGACCCGGTACCTGAATCCCAAATGGATTGAAGGCATGAAACAGCAAGGCTATTTCGGTGCCAGGGCCATGGACGAGTTTGTGGAGAACCTGTGGGGATTTCAGGTGACCTCCCCCTGGGCCGTGGACGGCAATTACTGGGAACAGATTCATGACGTCTATGTCCAGGACAAATACGGTGAAAACCTCAAGGACTTTTTTGATAAAAACAACCCCTGGGCAATCCAGTCCATCACGGCCCGCATGCTTGAAGCCGATAGAAAAAAGTACTGGCAGGCACCGGAAAAAATGAAAAAAAATATTTCCCGGACCTTTGCCGTCAACGTGATTGAAAAAGGGGTGGCCTGCTGTGAGCACACCTGCAACAATCCCATGTTCCAGCAATATGTCTCCAATTATCTATCCCTGGCCGGTCTTTTAACCCCCAAACAGATGGACGCATTTAAAATGGCCCTGGCCAAGGCCGCAGGAAAGCCCCTGGAAGATAGCATTGTGGCGCACAAGAAAGCCCGGCAGGGTCTTGAAAAGATCATCAAGGAGATTGAGCAACCTGAAAATACCTCGGCCAACACCCAAGAGAAAAATATCCAAGGCTTTGAGATGGTGGAAGAAAAGGCGCCCCAAACCACCGTGACCACTTCAGGCTCGGCCTGGCAGGTCATGGCGATTGCCGCAGGAATCCTGGTGCTTTTGATTGCAGGGTATAAATTGAATCGAATCTGA
- a CDS encoding transcriptional repressor, with product MGRITIQKTAIKKVFSQYERPLGIDEVLTYGRKRVASLNQATVYRNLKILIDDGWLKRISHPILGYLYERTGKGHHHHFYCRGCNRTFDLPGCLLKEEDAVPDGFIVEDHEVFLFGVCPSCGERIT from the coding sequence TTGGGACGTATTACAATACAAAAAACCGCCATCAAAAAGGTCTTTAGTCAGTATGAAAGACCGCTTGGCATTGACGAGGTTCTAACATATGGCCGCAAGCGCGTGGCGTCGCTGAATCAGGCAACGGTGTATCGCAATCTAAAAATCCTCATCGATGACGGTTGGCTGAAGCGGATTTCGCATCCTATTCTCGGCTATCTATACGAACGCACCGGGAAAGGACATCACCATCACTTTTACTGTAGAGGATGCAACCGCACATTTGATCTTCCCGGTTGCCTTCTGAAGGAAGAGGATGCAGTACCAGACGGCTTTATTGTGGAGGATCACGAAGTATTCTTATTCGGTGTTTGCCCGTCTTGTGGCGAGAGGATAACGTGA
- a CDS encoding DUF2162 family putative transporter, protein MLKQLWISGILGAFLIFAIKIGVGLGTWIHHPSTPTFKKWLFAGGAILAYLLLFVGMYALVTGCNLFDYIHRIAKAVQYGMAVHFALALGLFTWGVVLLVSKQGRGHASLGPGLLLVLPCPVCTTVILFNLSLAFSVFPMAPIITTLVLFACFMTCILLTLVLVTLYRHHITSMDDFLGLSMVLIALYFVLIVLIAPIYPEIKAAYQMAMSNTPVGQFETIPFLILAGVAGVLGISGFYRSYFYKA, encoded by the coding sequence ATGCTCAAACAATTATGGATCAGTGGAATCCTTGGTGCATTCCTGATATTCGCCATCAAAATCGGGGTGGGGCTGGGGACATGGATACACCACCCGAGCACCCCAACGTTCAAAAAATGGTTATTCGCGGGCGGCGCAATTTTGGCCTATCTGCTTTTGTTTGTTGGCATGTATGCCCTGGTCACAGGATGTAACCTGTTTGACTATATCCACCGTATAGCCAAAGCGGTTCAATACGGTATGGCTGTTCATTTTGCTTTGGCGTTGGGCTTGTTTACATGGGGCGTGGTCCTGCTTGTATCCAAGCAAGGTCGCGGGCATGCCTCGTTAGGCCCGGGGCTTTTACTGGTACTTCCCTGCCCGGTTTGCACCACAGTGATCCTGTTTAATTTATCCCTGGCTTTTTCCGTTTTTCCCATGGCGCCGATCATCACAACCCTTGTGCTGTTTGCATGCTTTATGACATGTATTCTTTTAACTTTGGTCCTGGTCACCCTGTATCGACATCATATCACGTCCATGGATGATTTCCTGGGCCTTTCCATGGTGCTGATCGCGCTCTATTTTGTTCTGATTGTTTTAATTGCCCCCATCTATCCTGAAATCAAGGCGGCTTATCAAATGGCCATGTCCAATACGCCCGTGGGGCAGTTTGAGACAATCCCATTCTTGATACTGGCCGGAGTTGCTGGTGTTCTTGGCATATCAGGGTTTTACCGGTCCTATTTTTACAAGGCATGA
- a CDS encoding ISKra4 family transposase, translating into MNPAVSLSAVEHLPSPVIDPGQKCYDDIVNFLNSKENHSVKLSDLEQELEKRGRELMRILLQEHLDKLGPSHCEEPVCGADGIVRPKVRPQDRKIETVFGTVSESRAGYGNKGVASLHPLDARLNLPPELYSLELRRRVAENASKSSFDETVETIKKTTGADIPKRQVEELTQRAARDFDAFYEIRQCSPADETVTGPILVITTDGKGVVMHEQDLREQTRKAARKRKPQMESRLSKGEKKNAKRMATVAAVYTIDTFKRTPQDLLPGNDKSNTKTSPHPEQKRVWASLEKSAEQVIASAFSEASHRDPNHEKHWVALVDGENQQLRILKRMAKRQNVALTIIVDIIHVIEYLWKAGRAFHPKSGPELEKWVQYRLAKVLDGKAGLMAGGMRRSATLKKFTDKQRKPVEACATYLKNKAPYLEYHHYLDLGLPIATGVIEGACRHLVKDRMDITGAKWRLSSAEAVLRLRALRSSNDFDEYWNFHEACEYERNHRALYQHGEVPATKLPKPSPKRRGHLKVIK; encoded by the coding sequence ATGAATCCAGCGGTTTCCCTTTCTGCTGTGGAGCATTTACCTTCCCCCGTCATTGATCCGGGGCAAAAATGCTATGATGATATTGTCAATTTTCTTAATTCCAAGGAGAATCATTCAGTGAAACTCAGTGATTTGGAACAAGAACTTGAAAAACGAGGACGTGAGCTGATGCGCATCCTGCTTCAGGAACATTTAGACAAGCTCGGTCCCAGTCATTGTGAAGAGCCGGTCTGTGGAGCCGATGGCATTGTTCGACCGAAAGTGAGGCCACAGGATCGAAAAATCGAAACCGTATTTGGAACGGTATCGGAAAGTCGTGCCGGATATGGAAACAAGGGCGTGGCAAGTTTGCACCCGTTGGATGCCCGATTGAATCTTCCCCCAGAACTTTATTCCCTCGAACTTCGTCGCCGTGTGGCTGAAAACGCTTCAAAGAGTTCTTTTGACGAGACTGTCGAAACGATCAAGAAAACCACTGGAGCCGATATTCCCAAACGTCAGGTAGAAGAGTTAACACAGCGAGCAGCTCGGGATTTTGACGCATTTTATGAAATACGGCAATGCAGCCCGGCGGATGAGACAGTTACTGGTCCAATACTGGTAATCACCACCGATGGTAAGGGCGTGGTAATGCATGAGCAGGACCTGCGGGAACAAACCCGGAAAGCTGCCCGGAAACGAAAGCCTCAGATGGAAAGCCGGCTATCCAAAGGGGAAAAGAAAAATGCCAAGCGAATGGCAACCGTTGCCGCTGTATATACTATAGATACGTTTAAACGTACGCCCCAAGACTTGCTTCCGGGGAATGACAAGTCGAATACAAAAACAAGCCCTCACCCGGAACAAAAGCGTGTATGGGCAAGCCTTGAAAAATCAGCCGAGCAGGTCATTGCATCGGCCTTTTCTGAGGCCTCCCACCGTGATCCCAACCACGAAAAACATTGGGTTGCCTTAGTGGACGGCGAAAATCAACAACTACGAATCCTGAAACGTATGGCCAAAAGACAAAATGTGGCCCTTACGATCATTGTTGATATTATTCATGTTATTGAATACCTCTGGAAAGCTGGCAGGGCATTTCATCCCAAATCCGGCCCGGAGCTTGAAAAATGGGTCCAGTACCGCTTGGCTAAAGTACTCGATGGCAAGGCCGGATTGATGGCAGGGGGGATGCGTAGAAGTGCTACATTAAAAAAATTTACAGACAAACAACGTAAACCTGTAGAAGCCTGCGCAACGTATTTGAAAAATAAAGCACCGTACCTTGAATACCATCATTATCTTGACCTTGGCCTCCCTATTGCCACAGGAGTTATTGAGGGCGCATGTCGTCATCTTGTAAAGGACCGAATGGATATAACTGGTGCCAAATGGCGGTTGTCCAGTGCTGAAGCAGTGTTGCGTCTGCGTGCCTTGCGGAGTAGTAACGATTTTGATGAGTATTGGAATTTTCATGAAGCCTGCGAATACGAACGTAATCACCGGGCTCTTTATCAACATGGTGAGGTTCCGGCTACAAAGCTACCAAAACCTTCACCGAAACGACGGGGGCATCTAAAAGTGATCAAGTAA
- a CDS encoding TonB-dependent receptor, producing MKSGLVVLVAMLCICPVVVLAGQDVEAVHKLDEIVVTSTQKAKAVDTPASLSIITGEELRDMGAKNIVEALSKIPGVTDSSSKSQSVIIRGNKSAMSGGPVLLIDGVPLKMGDYRYSEFDFIPVNQVERIEVLRSAGIAYGPGAARGVINVITKKSTRDGFHGDVSASYGSWDTHDENVSLYGMKSKFDFLVDAENYHTDGYEEEEENRKSILGRIGYNFSAQTRIGLRVNHVDYDNMTAEGLKKYQWQLDNYRRSIHFPKSETDSDLLWHNEKDEENTTAALEFSHKDNNLFLDGSLSWSTYEKEFRRTYAIYGSPTSVYYENSDQDTYALTLSGGYHFNWNSISYTPSVGINFEDIDNTVGRVYPYDATKNTDKYNFDLQEKTYGIFWDNELMFAEHWGLNLGARFDRTQVAFQDKVPNIVDESHDMISYAVAPSYHFNEKAMVYFSVGRNYWFPTPRYYAWAVERGGELNPVEDLEPEEVLTYELGYKHMFNKMFNINATLYFSKYKDKFGTVRDESDSSHGQGNIGDAEAKGIELEADGKLNRYVGYRLAAAYQDIEWTSGTAMAYIHPTNTRDYTADISGKQIYWVPEFTGLVGLDFYPMDNLKVSLDMNYMGKRYVDYLNQIEYPDKTTFDLRVAYTWNQWKFWVLGKNIFDEDLEYVSNSSGKLDSDGEPNNAYYVQNGAYVEAGISYHF from the coding sequence ATGAAATCCGGTTTAGTAGTTCTTGTTGCAATGCTCTGTATTTGCCCGGTGGTGGTGTTGGCCGGACAAGATGTTGAAGCTGTTCACAAATTAGACGAAATTGTTGTCACCTCAACCCAGAAGGCCAAGGCCGTTGACACACCGGCAAGCCTTTCCATCATTACCGGTGAAGAGCTCCGGGATATGGGCGCGAAAAACATTGTTGAAGCGCTGTCCAAAATTCCAGGGGTCACCGACAGCAGTTCAAAAAGCCAATCGGTAATTATTCGCGGAAACAAAAGTGCCATGTCCGGTGGTCCGGTCCTTTTAATTGACGGGGTGCCCTTAAAAATGGGGGATTACCGGTACAGTGAGTTTGACTTTATTCCGGTGAACCAGGTAGAGCGCATCGAAGTGCTGCGGTCTGCAGGTATTGCCTACGGGCCCGGGGCGGCCAGGGGCGTGATCAATGTGATCACCAAAAAGAGCACCCGGGATGGCTTCCACGGTGATGTTTCCGCATCCTACGGCTCATGGGACACCCATGACGAAAACGTCTCTTTGTATGGCATGAAAAGCAAGTTTGATTTTTTGGTCGATGCTGAAAATTATCATACAGACGGGTATGAAGAAGAAGAGGAAAACCGCAAGTCCATTCTGGGGCGGATCGGGTACAATTTCTCCGCCCAGACCCGCATCGGCCTTCGGGTCAACCATGTGGATTATGACAATATGACGGCGGAAGGACTGAAAAAATATCAATGGCAGCTGGACAATTATCGCCGCAGCATCCATTTCCCCAAAAGTGAAACCGATTCCGATCTGCTTTGGCACAACGAAAAAGATGAAGAAAATACAACGGCCGCCCTGGAGTTCTCCCATAAGGATAACAACCTGTTTCTTGACGGGTCGTTGTCCTGGTCAACATATGAAAAAGAGTTCAGGCGAACCTATGCCATATATGGCAGTCCGACAAGCGTTTACTACGAAAACTCAGATCAGGATACATATGCGTTGACCCTGTCCGGCGGATATCATTTTAATTGGAATTCAATAAGCTACACCCCTTCTGTGGGGATCAATTTTGAAGATATTGATAATACCGTAGGTCGCGTATACCCATATGATGCCACTAAAAACACAGATAAATATAATTTTGATCTCCAGGAAAAAACCTATGGGATTTTCTGGGACAACGAATTGATGTTCGCTGAGCATTGGGGATTGAACCTCGGGGCGCGCTTTGACAGGACCCAGGTGGCATTTCAGGATAAGGTGCCGAATATTGTGGATGAATCCCATGATATGATCAGTTATGCTGTTGCACCCTCCTACCATTTCAATGAAAAAGCCATGGTCTATTTTTCTGTGGGAAGAAACTATTGGTTTCCCACGCCGCGATACTACGCCTGGGCTGTAGAACGGGGTGGAGAGCTGAACCCGGTTGAAGATTTAGAACCTGAAGAGGTGCTGACATATGAACTGGGGTACAAGCATATGTTCAATAAGATGTTTAACATCAATGCCACACTATATTTTTCAAAGTATAAAGATAAATTCGGAACGGTCCGGGATGAATCTGACAGCTCCCACGGCCAGGGCAATATCGGCGATGCCGAGGCCAAAGGCATTGAACTTGAGGCGGACGGCAAACTGAACAGATATGTTGGATACCGGCTGGCTGCCGCTTACCAGGATATCGAGTGGACCTCCGGTACCGCTATGGCATACATTCATCCCACCAATACCCGCGACTACACAGCCGATATCTCCGGGAAACAGATCTACTGGGTCCCTGAATTCACAGGCCTTGTGGGTCTTGATTTTTATCCCATGGACAATCTGAAAGTCAGCCTTGACATGAACTACATGGGCAAACGGTATGTGGACTATCTGAATCAGATTGAATATCCGGACAAAACCACCTTTGACCTGCGGGTCGCATACACCTGGAACCAGTGGAAATTCTGGGTCTTGGGTAAAAATATTTTTGATGAAGATCTTGAGTATGTATCTAACTCATCCGGTAAACTGGATTCTGATGGAGAGCCCAACAACGCCTACTATGTTCAAAACGGAGCATATGTTGAAGCCGGGATCAGTTATCATTTTTAA
- a CDS encoding DUF4338 domain-containing protein: protein MQIKQQTFCGRKFTGKEIALIQEVVATCGGLSRRELAHTVCELLEWKRPNDRLKVRECSDFLELLEAKGALTLPEKKQQTKIVFHKSIPQTPCKQPHSTLRGSVEEFTPLEIQRVQNREQRDLFKELIGRHHYLGYAMPFGARLQYLIYVNRPHREIVGCIQFSSPAWRMRARDEWIGWTDERRKVALQKVVNNSRFLILAPIQNLASMILSCSLRELRDDWEQQYGLKPMLVETFVDRQQFHGGCYRASTWIELGKTTGRGRMDRFGKRHGADVKTILVYPLEKDAVHQLREGI, encoded by the coding sequence ATGCAAATCAAGCAACAAACCTTTTGTGGTCGAAAGTTTACCGGTAAAGAAATCGCATTAATCCAGGAAGTCGTTGCTACCTGTGGAGGCCTTAGCCGACGAGAACTGGCACATACCGTATGCGAACTTCTGGAATGGAAACGCCCTAATGATCGGCTAAAAGTCCGGGAATGTAGTGATTTTTTGGAGCTTTTAGAGGCCAAGGGAGCTCTAACCCTTCCTGAAAAGAAACAACAAACAAAGATCGTTTTTCACAAGAGTATTCCCCAAACACCCTGTAAGCAACCCCACAGCACTTTGCGTGGCAGCGTAGAAGAATTTACACCTCTTGAGATACAGCGGGTTCAGAATCGAGAGCAGAGGGATCTGTTTAAGGAACTCATCGGTCGCCATCATTACCTGGGATATGCAATGCCTTTTGGCGCCAGATTGCAGTATCTGATTTATGTAAACCGTCCCCATCGAGAAATTGTGGGGTGCATCCAGTTCTCAAGCCCTGCCTGGCGGATGCGTGCTCGCGATGAATGGATCGGTTGGACAGATGAAAGGCGTAAGGTCGCTCTACAAAAGGTGGTGAACAACAGCCGTTTTCTGATCCTTGCTCCCATCCAAAATTTAGCGAGCATGATACTGTCATGTAGTCTCCGGGAACTCAGAGATGATTGGGAACAGCAGTATGGTCTTAAACCCATGCTGGTAGAGACATTTGTGGATCGACAACAATTCCACGGTGGCTGTTATCGGGCATCGACCTGGATTGAGTTGGGGAAAACCACTGGTCGTGGGCGCATGGACCGATTCGGCAAACGTCATGGCGCTGATGTAAAAACCATATTAGTATATCCACTGGAAAAAGATGCTGTTCACCAACTCAGGGAGGGGATATGA
- a CDS encoding IS3 family transposase (programmed frameshift) — protein sequence MIQKILLNPGTPMVNFSKEANVPNSTVATWLRNYKKRNGSTVGSKKKTWSAERKFQAVLETASLSEAEKNEYCRKHGIYPEQLEEWKKDCISGCRKSPDQNFVKKTKQKEQELQRKTKALEKELTRKEKALAEAAALLVLKKKVQGHLGGQRGRMIPTEDKMQILSLVEEACKSGARQCKACEIIGISERTLQRWQKKTTAEIEDKRPHAERNPANKLSEEEKHMIIDICNSQEYGSLPPSQIVPMLCDQGIYVASEASFYRTLRENGLQNHRGKTRYKTNKKPTGFTATGPNQVWTWDITYLPAALKGSFYYLYMITDIYSRKIVAWEVHDRQSDELASELVKRGYLSEGVNGNEIVLHSDNGSPMKGATMLCTLQQLGVVPSFSRPSVSNDNPYSEALFKTLKYAPSYPSGPFESLEACREWVLNFVRWYNNVHRHSGIKFVTPNERHTGADRTILEARQKVYLEAKAKKPERWSRGIRDWTVVTEVSLNPEKNDNRPAA from the exons ATGATTCAGAAAATTCTTTTAAACCCAGGCACGCCGATGGTAAACTTTTCAAAAGAGGCTAACGTTCCAAATTCAACGGTAGCAACCTGGCTAAGAAATTACAAAAAAAGGAATGGGAGTACAGTGGGCTCGAAGAAGAAAACCTGGTCAGCCGAGAGGAAATTTCAGGCAGTATTGGAAACTGCGTCGTTAAGTGAAGCAGAAAAAAATGAATATTGCCGGAAACATGGAATATACCCGGAACAGTTAGAAGAGTGGAAGAAAGACTGTATATCCGGATGTAGAAAGAGCCCCGATCAAAATTTTGTCAAGAAAACCAAGCAAAAAGAGCAAGAATTGCAACGCAAGACTAAAGCCCTTGAAAAAGAATTAACCCGTAAGGAGAAAGCGTTAGCAGAAGCTGCCGCCCTGCTTGTGTTAAAAAAAAAAGTCCAGG GACATCTGGGGGGACAAAGGGGAAGAATGATTCCTACTGAAGACAAAATGCAGATATTGTCTTTGGTGGAAGAAGCTTGTAAATCCGGTGCTCGCCAATGTAAGGCTTGTGAAATAATAGGAATTTCAGAAAGGACCTTACAGCGGTGGCAGAAAAAAACGACTGCTGAAATAGAAGATAAGCGCCCCCATGCAGAAAGAAATCCTGCAAACAAATTGTCTGAAGAAGAAAAACATATGATTATAGATATTTGTAATAGTCAGGAGTATGGAAGCTTACCGCCAAGCCAGATTGTTCCCATGCTTTGTGATCAGGGGATCTATGTCGCATCCGAAGCAAGCTTCTATAGGACACTGAGAGAGAACGGTCTTCAGAACCATAGAGGTAAAACCCGGTATAAAACAAATAAAAAACCGACGGGTTTTACAGCAACAGGGCCTAATCAGGTCTGGACATGGGATATAACCTACCTTCCAGCGGCGCTAAAGGGTTCGTTTTATTACCTTTATATGATAACGGATATTTACAGTCGTAAGATAGTAGCTTGGGAAGTCCATGACAGGCAAAGTGATGAGCTGGCCTCCGAGCTTGTAAAAAGGGGGTATCTGTCAGAGGGTGTAAATGGCAATGAAATAGTGCTTCATTCAGATAATGGCTCCCCGATGAAAGGTGCGACCATGCTGTGCACTCTTCAGCAACTTGGAGTTGTCCCCTCATTCAGTCGGCCGTCGGTAAGTAACGATAATCCTTATTCAGAAGCATTGTTCAAAACCCTGAAATATGCCCCTTCATACCCTTCCGGCCCTTTTGAGAGCTTGGAGGCCTGTAGAGAATGGGTACTGAATTTTGTTCGCTGGTACAATAATGTCCACCGTCACAGTGGTATAAAATTTGTTACCCCAAATGAAAGGCATACAGGGGCAGATAGGACGATTTTAGAGGCCCGTCAAAAGGTATATCTGGAAGCAAAGGCAAAAAAACCAGAACGTTGGAGCCGTGGAATCAGAGATTGGACTGTGGTAACAGAAGTCTCTCTTAATCCTGAAAAAAACGATAACCGTCCAGCAGCTTAA
- a CDS encoding sirohydrochlorin cobaltochelatase — MHQHGYIGRKMRQPRLKEQPAIVIAAFGSSSRGQHAMDSVEAQLTEQFSDYDIYWAYTSEIIRRKKGLPSLLEILGKVEADGYRKAVVQPLHVFPGTEYQQVKESSLYFPGLRVVMGETLCHRWDFVEQVIEEVSKDFLTGEKEMNLLALHGTPLAADPVNMVYMGIDHLVSGLYDNVYAATVEGIPNINSVAGHIRRAHAQQGFTRIRLIPMMFLAGIHVEDDLMGPEDSWRCMFEDMGMAVDCPTTFIGGNEYFKGLAFRKKCICFFCQRLERALKIMSCY; from the coding sequence ATGCATCAACATGGATATATCGGCCGAAAAATGCGTCAGCCAAGACTTAAAGAACAACCGGCAATCGTCATCGCGGCGTTCGGGTCATCATCCCGGGGCCAACACGCCATGGACAGTGTAGAGGCTCAGTTGACCGAACAATTTTCCGATTACGACATTTACTGGGCCTATACCTCGGAGATCATACGCAGAAAAAAAGGGCTGCCAAGCCTTTTGGAAATATTGGGAAAGGTGGAGGCCGACGGGTACCGTAAAGCGGTGGTCCAGCCGTTGCATGTATTTCCGGGAACGGAATATCAGCAGGTAAAAGAATCTTCTCTCTATTTTCCGGGGCTGCGGGTGGTCATGGGCGAAACACTTTGCCACCGGTGGGATTTTGTTGAACAGGTGATTGAAGAAGTCTCCAAAGATTTTTTAACCGGGGAAAAGGAGATGAATCTGCTGGCCCTGCACGGCACCCCCCTGGCGGCAGATCCGGTGAACATGGTTTATATGGGCATCGACCATCTTGTATCAGGCCTTTATGATAATGTGTATGCCGCCACGGTGGAAGGCATCCCAAATATCAACAGTGTTGCCGGGCACATCCGCAGGGCACACGCCCAACAGGGCTTTACCCGCATCCGTCTGATCCCCATGATGTTCCTGGCCGGTATCCATGTGGAAGACGACCTGATGGGGCCTGAAGACAGTTGGCGCTGCATGTTTGAAGATATGGGCATGGCGGTGGACTGCCCCACAACCTTTATCGGCGGCAATGAATATTTCAAGGGCCTGGCGTTCCGGAAAAAATGTATCTGTTTTTTTTGTCAGCGGTTGGAACGCGCACTGAAGATTATGAGCTGTTACTAA